In a genomic window of Rhinolophus ferrumequinum isolate MPI-CBG mRhiFer1 chromosome 2, mRhiFer1_v1.p, whole genome shotgun sequence:
- the YBEY gene encoding endoribonuclease YbeY, producing MSLGIRNLQRAVPLRRAPLRRRLELVRGILGVRKFDLGVVCVDNKRIQHINRTYRGKDVPTDVLSFPFHENLKAGEIPQPDFAEDYNLGDIFLGVEYIFQHCKENENYYDILTVTATHGLCHLLGFTHSTEAAWQKMYQKEMEVLEELGRHTGDRLQPLSRGLF from the exons ATGAGTCTGGGGATCCGCAACCTGCAGCGCGCCGTCCCGCTCAGGAGGGCGCCGCTCCGCCGCCGGCTGGAGCTGGTGAGGGGCATCTTAGGGGTCCGGAAATTCGACCTGGGGGTCGTCTGCGTAGACAACAAGAGGATTCAGCACATTAACAGGACCTACAGAGGGAAAGACGTCCCGACCGAtgtgctttcttttccatttcatgag AATCTGAAAGCAGGCGAAATTCCTCAGCCAGATTTTGCAGAGGACTATAATCTGGGGGACATTTTCCTAGGAGTGGAGTATATCTTCCAGcactgcaaagaaaatgaaaattactatGACATCCTGACT GTGACAGCCACCCATGGGCTCTGTCATCTATTGGGCTTCACACACAGCACAGAGGCCGCGTGGCAGAAG ATGTACCAGAAGGAGATGGAGGTTCTGGAAGAGCTGGGCAGGCACACCGGGGACCGGCTCCAGCCCCTGAGCAGGGGCCTCTTCTGA
- the C2H21orf58 gene encoding LOW QUALITY PROTEIN: uncharacterized protein C21orf58 homolog (The sequence of the model RefSeq protein was modified relative to this genomic sequence to represent the inferred CDS: deleted 2 bases in 1 codon) → RRNRHFQSVRLSVQQLPQQPLTAQIPPAQAFPTERSGSIKEDMVEMMLLQTAQMHQVIMQSLMLQALPPSAMAPSQGPQATPQNPTLQVGSAWSRHQAKEATQVNTPVPGRLLFWNLCMCVTLQSTVWALGVCDELKPPSAPVPPDEDGVVQSGVQKPATLGQAVPTLPSPPAPAPPTRSPAPPTPGSRPAPSPEPGGGTGQPQRLVALKWAAVCADLPQRAHAAVPRAEKRKPPSVHHHHHHPAPAAPLQAVPAPGSPAPFSVWSPVVPATALPPAASFLPTVRHVTGPPAAALSAVASDGVLPAQVPGL, encoded by the exons AGGAGAAACCGTCATTTCCAGAGTGTAAGACTGTCAGTTCAGCAGCTACCTCAGCAGCCACTCACTGCACAGATTCCCCCTGCCCAGGCCTTCCCCACAGAAAGGTCAGGAAGTATTAAGGAAG ACATGGTGGAGATGATGCTGCTGCAGACGGCACAGATGCACCAGGTCATCATGCAAAGCCTGATGCTCCAAGCCCTGCCCCCATCGGCGATGGCACCCTCCCAGGGACCGCAGGCCACACCCCAGAACCCCACCCTGCAGGTAGGCTCAGCCTGGAGCAGACACCAGGCAAAGGAGGCCACCCAAGTCAACACCCCAGTACCTGGGCGGCTTCTCTTCTGGaatctgtgcatgtgtgtaactCTGCAAAGCACAGTTTGGGCTCTGGGGGTCTGTGATGAGCTG AAGCCTCCCAGTGCACCCGTTCCCCCAGATGAGGACGGGGTCGTGCAGTCTGGGGTCCAGAAACCTGCCACCTTGGGCCAGGCTGTCCCAACGCTCCCGTCCCCTCCGGCTCCGGCCCCGCCCACCCGGTCTCCGGCTCCGCCCACTCCGGGCTCCCGTCCCGCCCCTAGTCCCGAACCAGGCGGAGGGACAGGCCAGCCGCAGCGCCTTGTCGCGTTGAAATGGGCCGCTGTGTGTGCCGATCTCCCGCAGCGGGCTCACGCCGCCGTCCCGCGAGCTGAGAAGCGGAAGCCGCCGTCCGtgcaccaccaccatcaccaccccgcGCCCGCAGCCCCGCTGCAGGCCGTCCCTGCGCCCGGCTCACCTGCGCCTTTCTCCGTGTGGTCCCCGGTGGTCCCGGCCACCGCCCTCCCGCCGGCCGCCAGCTTCCTGCCCACCGTGCGCCACGTGACCGGCCCTCCAGCCGCTGCCCTGAGCGC GGTGGCATCCGACGGCGTCCTGCCCGCTCAGGTTCCGGGCCTGTGA
- the LOC117033198 gene encoding germinal-center associated nuclear protein, with product MHALRRWNTGFSMPVSQAVQWLVSRCPCTPDLCCQTIIQYVEDGVAREFSGRFFRDRRERRLGGLASQEPGAIIKLFNSVLHFLASVVSSERLCDLSWPVTEFAEAGGSGLLPHLHWNAPEHLAWLKQAVLGFQLPQMDLPPAGAPWLPVCSMVTQYASQIPSCHQTQPVLQCEVQNLLRRAYSRWKSKSPFLAQGAGPSVAEIPWDDIIALCVHHKLRDWTPPRLPITSGS from the exons ATGCACGCCCTTCGCCGGTGGAACACGGGGTTTTCGATGCCG GTTTCGCAGGCCGTGCAGTGGCTGGTCTCCCGCTGCCCCTGTACCCCTGACCTTTGCTGCCAGACCATCATCCAGTACGTGGAAGATGGGGTCGCCCGTGAGTTTAGTGGCCGGTTCTTCCGTGACCGAAGAGAGAGGCGGCTGGGGGGCCTGGCCTCGCAGGAGCCCGGTGCCATCATCAAGCTATTCAACAGTGTGCTGCACTTCCTGGCCTCTGTGGTGTCCTCTGAGCGGCTCTGCGACCTGTCCTGGCCCGTCACCGAGTTTGCTGAGGCAGGGGGCAGCGGGCTGCTTCCTCACCTGCACTGGAACGCCCCAGAGCACCTGGCCTGGCTGAAGCAGGCTGTGCTGGGCTTCCAGCTCCCACAGATGGACCTGCCGCCTGCGGGGG CTCCCTGGCTTCCCGTGTGCTCCATGGTTACCCAGTACGCCTCCCAGATCCCCAGCTGCCACCAGACGCAACCCGTCCTCCAGTGTGAGGTGCAGAATCTGCTCCGAAGAGCCTACAGCAGGTGGAAGAGCAAGAGCCCTTTCCTGGCCCAGGGGGCGGGGCCCTCGGTCGCTGAGATTCCATGGGACGACATCATTGCCTTGTGCGTCCACCACAAGCTGAGGGACTGGACACCCCCCAGGCTCCCCATCACGTCAGGTAGTTAA
- the LOC117033204 gene encoding translation initiation factor IF-2-like — protein MFPCKDPPPRPPDWLWVTGVGQGSGKGYRRAGWLAARQPRSGLLAEPPRALGREAPQRRQFPPGRGSQASPEPQGLASPSHPGDPRGAADAPAGLALPGPRSLLAPAVVGLRASASPAPPGEAWRSLGGAHYPLRTVPLLRTPSHLVAAHPAATSLPALTRSPPAADSAVPHGHELLPASRSGPALAAPQPEPRSPHPLPARRTPSSEGHPSSARPSSALVAPHLLPADTGSGRDWRPAPAAPPPRPAPRPGPVPVPPTQFLSPPRWVVSRSSTAVAEGALGPPSRRSDWLLRHLAIAQHGSAERRASAVLSGGL, from the exons ATGTTCCCTTGCAAGGACCCGCCCCCACGTCCCCCTGACTGGCTCTGGGTCACGGGCGTGGGGCAGGGCTCCGGGAAAGGGTACAGACgcgctggctggctggctgctcgTCAGCCGAGGTCAGGGCTTCTTGCAGAGCCGCCTCGGGCCCTCGGGCGGGAGGCCCCTCAGCGTCGGCAGTTTCCTCCAGGCAGAGGCTCGCAAGCCTCCCCCGAGCCCCAG GGCCTTGCATCTCCAAGTCATCCTGGGGACCCCCGAGGTGCAGCTGACGCCCCGGCTGGCCTCGCCCTCCCTGGGCCGCGGAGCCTCCTGGCGCCTGCGGTCGTTGGCCTTCGTGCGTCGGCCTCACCAGCCCCGCCCGGGGAAGCCTGGCGCAGCCTCGGGGGAGCCCACTACCCGCTCCGCACAGTCCCGCTCCTCCGGACACCCTCCCACCTCGTCGCGGCTCACCCCGCGGCCACCAGCCTCCCCGCACTCACTCGCTCACCTCCAGCCGCGGACTCGGCTGTTCCTCACGGGCACGAGCTCCTCCCCGCCTCCCGCTCGGGTCCGGCCCTCGCTGCTCCTCAGCCTGAGCCTCGCTCCCCTCACCCCCTGCCCGCCCGCCGCACCCCCTCCTCCGAGGGCCACCCCTCCTCAGCACGACCTTCCTCAGCCCTGGTCGCCCCACACCTGCTACCCGCGGACACGGGCTCCGGGCGTGACTGGCGGCCCGCCCCCgccgcgcccccgccccgccccgccccccgtcCAGGACCCGTTCCGGTCCCGCCCACTCA GTTCCTGTCCCCGCCTCGATGGGTCGTCTCGCGCTCCTCCACTGCGGTGGCCGAGGGCGCACTAGGCCCACCCTCGCGGCGTTCTGATTGGCTGCTGAGGCATCTGGCCATCGCTCAGCACGGGTCGGCCGAGCGGCGCGCCTCTGCAGTGCTCTCCGGTGGGCTTTAA
- the LOC117035290 gene encoding lanosterol synthase has translation MTEGTCLRRRGGPYKTPPATDLSRWRLSNERGRQVWTYFQEDEPGRGQTALEAHSLGLDTGSYFKDLPKARTAREGALHGMIFYMGLQAEDGHWAGDYGGPLFLLPGLLIVCHVARIPLPAGYREEITRYLWSVQLPDGGWGLHVEDKSTVFGTALNYVSLRILGIGPDHPDLVRARNLLHKKGGAVAIPSWGKFWLATLNVYSWEGLNTLIPEMWLFPAWVPAHPSTLWCHCRQVYLPMSYCYATRLSAQEDPLIQSLRQELYVEDYSSIDWPAQRANVAPDDLYTPPSWLLRVVFALCNLYERHHSTSLRQWAVQRLYEHIVADDRFSKCISIGPISKTINMLVRWRVDGPASDPFKEHVSRIPDYLWLGLDGMKMQGTNGSQVWDTSFAIQALLEAGAQHRPEFSSGLQKAHEFLRISQVTDNMPDYQKYYRQMRKGGFPFSTADCGWIVSDCTAEALKSVLLVQEKCPFVTTHVPPERLFDAVNVLLNMRNSDGGFATYETKRGGYLLELLNPSEVFGDIMIDYTYVECTSAVMQALQHFHVQFPEHRPQEIRETLKRALEFCRQKQRPDGSWEGSWGVCFTYGTWFGLEAFACMGHTYRNGAACGEVSKACDFLLSRQMADGGWGEDFESCEQRRYVQSAQSQIHNTCWALMGLLAVRHPCVEALERGVRCLLSKQLPNGDWPQENISGVFNKTCAISYTSYRNVFPIWALGRFSNLHPDSALAGHP, from the exons ATGACCGAGGGCAC GTGTCTGCGTCGCAGAGGGGGACCCTATAAGACACCGCCCGCCACCGACCTCAGCCGCTGGCGACTCAGCAATGAGAGGGGAAGGCAGGTGTGGACGTATTTTCAAGAGGATGAGCCTGGCCGGGGGCAGACTGCGCTGGAAGCTCACTCCTTGGGACTGGACACC GGGAGTTACTTTAAAGACCTGCCCAAAGCCCGCACAGCGCGCGAGGGGGCTCTGCATGGGATGATATTTTACATGGGGCTGCAGGCTGAGGACGGCCACTGGGCGGGTGATTACGGTGGGCCGCTCTTCCTCCTGCCAG GCCTCCTGATCGTGTGCCACGTGGCACGTATCCCTCTGCCGGCTGGGTACAGAGAAGAGATTACGCGGTACCTGTGGTCTGTGCAGCTCCCGGATGGCGGCTGGGGCCT GCACGTCGAGGACAAGTCCACAGTGTTTGGGACCGCACTCAACTACGTGTCCCTGCGAATCCTGGGCATCGGGCCCGACCATCCTGACCTGGTCCGTGCCCGGAACCTTCTGCACAAGAAAG GTGGAGCTGTGGCCATCCCCTCCTGGGGGAAGTTCTGGTTGGCGACCCTGAATGTTTACAGCTGGGAAGGTCTCAACACGCTCATACCAGAGATGTG GCTGTTTCCTGCCTGGGTGCCCGCGCACCCCTCCACACTGTGGTGCCACTGCCGGCAGGTCTACCTGCCCATGAGCTACTGCTATGCCACCAGGCTGAGCGCCCAGGAAGACCCACTCATCCAGAGCCTGCGCCAG GAGCTGTACGTGGAGGACTACAGCAGCATCGACTGGCCGGCCCAGAGGGCCAACGTGGCCCCTGACGATCTGTATACACCGCCCAGCTGGCTGCTCCGCGTGGTGTTCG CCTTGTGCAACCTGTACGAGCGCCACCACAGCACCAGCCTGCGGCAGTGGGCTGTCCAGAGACTGTACGAGCACATCGTGGCCGATGACCGCTTCTCCAAGTGTATCAGCATTGGTCCG ATCTCGAAAACTATCAACATGCTTGTGCGCTGGCGTGTGGACGGGCCAGCCTCCGACCCTTTCAAGGAACACGTGTCCAGGATTCCCGATTACCTGTG GCTGGGCCTGGATGGCATGAAGATGCAG GGCACCAATGGCTCACAGGTCTGGGACACCTCGTTTGCCATCCAGGCTCTGCTGGAG GCTGGTGCACAGCACAGACCCGAGTTCTCGTCTGGCCTGCAGAAGGCGCATGAGTTCCTGCGGATCTCACAG GTCACAGACAACATGCCCGACTACCAGAAGTACTACCGCCAGATGAGGAAG GGCGGCTTCCCCTTCAGCACCGCGGACTGTGGCTGGATCGTCTCCGACTGCACGGCGGAGGCTTTGAAGTCCGTCCTCCTCGTGCAGGAGAAGTGTCCTTTCGTCACCACACACGTCCCGCCAGAGCGGCTCTTCGATGCCGTCAATGTG TTGCTGAACATGAGAAACTCCGATGGGGGGTTTGCCACCTATGAGACCAAGCGTGGGGGGTACCTGCTGGAGCTGCTAAATCCCTCGGAGGTCTTCG GGGACATCATGATAGACTACACGTACGTGGAGTGCACCTCGGCCGTGATGCAGGCACTGCAGCATTTCCACGTGCAGTTCCCGGAGCACAGGCCCCAGGAGATCAG GGAGACTCTCAAGCGGGCCCTGGAGTTCTGTCGGCAGAAGCAGAGGCCTGATGGCTCCTGGGAGGG ctcctggggTGTTTGCTTCACCTACGGCACCTGGTTTGGGCTGGAAGCTTTCGCCTGCATGGGGCACACTTACCGCAACGG GGCTGCCTGCGGGGAGGTGTCGAAGGCCTGCGACTTCCTGCTCTCCCGGCAGATGGCGGACGGAGGCTGGGGGGAGGACTTCGAGTCCTGCGAGCAGCGGCGTTACGTGCAGAGTGCCCAGTCCCAGATCCACAACACGTGCTGGGCCCTGATGGGGCTGCTGGCCGTCAG gcatcCCTGCGTGGAGGCGCTGGAGAGAGGAGTCCGGTGTCTGCTGAGCAAACAGCTCCCCAATGGCGACTGGCCCCAG GAAAACATCTCTGGCGTCTTCAACAAGACCTGTGCCATCAGCTACACGAGCTACAGGAACGTCTTCCCCATCTGGGCCCTCGGCCGCTTCTCCAACCTGCACCCCGACAGCGCCCTTGCGGGCCACCCGTGA